The Phycisphaeraceae bacterium genome segment CCCATGCCGAAGCCCTGCGATTGGTCGCCCGTCAGCCCGCGCGCCAAGCCCCGGTAGAGCAACAGGCCGCACAGCGTGACCACGAAGGGTTGCAGCTTCAGCCGCGTCACCAGCAGGCCGTGCGTCATGCCGATGAGCAGCGACATGCCCAGCACCGTCGGCACCGCGGCGCCGACGGGCCAGCCCTGTTTCGTCAACAGCCACGGCAGCAGCACGCCCACGAGGCAGACCATCGAACCGATGGAGAGGTCGATCCCGCCCGTGATGATGACGAACGCCGCCCCGATGGCGAGGATGCCGAACAGCGACGTGCGGTGCACCAGGTTCTCGACGTTGCCCATCAGGAGAAAGCGATCGCTCGAGATCGCCGTGAACAGGCAGATCGCGATCAACAGTCCCAGGATGCCGAGAATCTTCTTCATCCGCGCCCTTTGCTACGCCGCCTTCGCCTGGCCTGTCATCAGCCCGATCACCGCCTGCTCCGAGAGTTCCCCGCGCGACAATTCACCCGTGATTCGCCCCTCGTGCATCACCAGGGCGCGGTCGGACATGCTGAGAACCTCCTCCATTTCGCTGGAGGCGAAGAGAATCGCCACGCCGCGCGCCGCCAGTTCCTCCATGAGTCGGTAGATCTCCTGCTTCGCCCCCACGTCGATGCCGCGCGTCGGCTCATCCAGCAGCAGCACGCGCGGGTTCATCTGCAGCCACTTGCCCAGCACGATCTTCTGCTGATTGCCGCCGGAAAGATACTGCGCCTGTTGCCGCTGGTGCGGCGTGCGGATGGACAGGATGCGGATCATCTCGCCGCATTGCCTGAGCGCTGAGGCCCGGTTGAGAAACCCGCCCGGATGGCAATCGCGCCGCAGCGAGGCCAGGGCGAGGTTGTCGCGCACGCTCATCTCCAGGATCAGCCCCGCCTGCTTGCGATCCTCCGGCGCCAGTCCCAGCCCGGCCTGAATCGCCGCCAGCGGGTGCGAAAACGGCGGCGCGGCTTCACCCGCGCCGACCTGGACCATCCCCCCCACGGCGGGGGTGATGCCGAAGATCGTCTCCAGCAGTTCCGTCCGCCCAGCCCCGACCAGACCGGCCAGCCCGACGATCTCGCCCGCACGAAGGTCGAACGACACGGGGCGCGCGGGATGCGCGGGCGTGCGCAGGTCGCGCACGCGCAGCGCGGGCCCGCCCGGCGTTCCGGGAGCGTGGTTGTAGATCTGCGACACGTCGCGCCCCACCATCAGACGCACCATGGCGTCGTGCGTGATCTCGCTCCGGCCCAGTTCACCCGCGTTGCGTCCGTCGCGCAGCACGACGACGCGATCGGCCAGTTCGGTGACTTCGCCGAGCCGGTGGGAGATGTAGATCACGCCCACGCCCCGCGCCTTCAGGCCGCGCACCACGCCGAAGAGCGTGAGCGCCTCGTGCTGCGTGAGCGACGAGGTCGGCTCATCCATGATGATGATCCTCGCATGCGTGGAGAGCGCCTTGGCGATCTCCACCATCTGCCTTCGACCGATCGACAGGGCCCCTGCGATGGTGCGCGGCGGAACGTCCAGCCCCACCGCTTGAAGCCACGTCGCCGCCTCCGATTCCAGCCGTCTCCGGTCGATCCATCCCGGCGCCTTGCGCGGCTCGCGTCCGAGGAAGATATTGGCCGCCACGTCCAGATTGTCGGCGAGGTTGAGTTCCTGGTGAATCAGCGCGATGCCGCGTTCGATGGCGTGACGCGGGCCTTCCAGCCGAAGGGGCTCATCGTCCAGCACCAGTTCACCGGCGTCGGGCGTGAGCACGCCGGCGAGGATCTTCATCAGCGTGCTTTTGCCCGCGCCGTTTTCACCGACGATGGCCAGCACCTCGCCGCGCCCGAGCGACAGCGACACCTCCTGCAGCGCGCGCACACCGGGGAACTGCTTGGAGACGGAGCGAACGTGCAGCATGTCGGATCGCACAAGGCGCCGGTCACTTCGCCTTCAGGCGGCCGACCTTGTCCAGCGCCTCCATGATGAGCGGCGGGTTGTACTCGAACAGCCCCACCATCGCCGCCAGGTCCGGGTTGCGGGTGATGGCGTCCTCGGCGTTGGCCTTGGCCTTGGCCCGGTCGAAGTTGTCAGTCATGGTGCCGAGAATCTCGAATCGCCCGTCATCGCTGCGGATGATCTGATCCACCGGGTCGTTGCGCGACGGGTCGGGCTCGCGGCCCAGCAGCCCGTCGATGCAGCCCTGGCGTCGGCGCTTGGCGTTGTCCTGATCGAGGCGTCCGATGAAGATCATCACCTTGCCGCCGTCGGGAATCGCCTGCCGCGTCATCTTCCCGCACAGGTAGCCCGCGGTGTAGTTGTCCATGCCGATGTACACGAGACGATCGCTGTTGGGCGCGTCGGAATCGTGCGTGATGAGGGGTTTCTTCGAGGCCGCGTTGTTGAGCACGTCGCCCTGGTTGTCGGGGTTGATGGGGCTGATGGCGATGCCGTCGGTCCCGCGCGAGAGCAGATCCTCGATTTTGCGCGTCTGATCGGTGATGCCGCTGGGCATGATGACGGTGACTTCGACGTTGTAGTCCTTGCCCGCCTGCTCGGCGCCGGCCTTGGCGATGGTCCAGAAGTCGGCGACGCCGTTGGTGACGAAGGCGAAGCGCGGCCTGGCGCCGCCGGACGATCCGCCCCCCGCGCCGCCCGAGGCCGAGCCGCTCCCGGTCAGTTTGGCGTTGAGATCCTGCTCGAACTCGTCTACGTCCACGATCTCGGCGCCGAAGAACCTGTCGCCGCCGCCGAACTTCATGACCACGCGCGCGGGGATGTCGATGAAGCCGTTGGCGGGAATGACGCTCCTGTTGCCCTTGTGGATCTCGTTGAGCACCTCGATGGAGCGGTAGCCGTACATGTACGGGTTCTGCACCACGGTTCCGACGACGGTTTCGTCGCGGATGCCCTGAAGCACCATGCGGTTCTCATCGAAGGCGACGACCTTGACGGGCGGGCGCGACGATCCCCCGCCGGTCGAGGCGCCGCCGCCCGATGAATCCCCGCTTCCTCCGCCGTTGCACCCGGCCAGTCCCAGCGCCGCGCCAATCGCCAGCAGCACGCCCAGTCGCACGATGTCCCGCATGGTCCGTCTCCTCGTGTTTGGCCCCACCCAGATCAGGCGACCGTCATGCCGCCGTTGATGCAGAGGTTCTGCCCGGTGATGAACGACGCCGCGTCGGAGGCGAGGAACACCGCCGCCCCCGCCACATCCTCCGGCACGCCCCAGCGACGCATGGGGATGAGCGCCTTGTAGGCGTCCTTCTCCGCCTGGGGGTCGTTGGCGTGACGCTCCACGGGAATCCAGCCGGGCGAGATCATGTTGACCGTAATGTTGTGCGGCGCCAGTTCCGTGGCCATGGAGCGCGTCCAGCCGTTCTGACCGCCCTTGGCGGCGACGTAGGCGCTGAAGTTGCCGACTCCCCGCTGGAACACCTCCGACCCGATGTTGATGATCCGCCCCCAGCGCTGCTTCTTCATGTGCGGCAGCGCCGCACGCGTAAGCAGATACGGACTCCTGATGAAGAAGTCCAGCATCGACTGGTAGAAGGTCCAGTCGTAATGCTCGATGGGCTTGTGCGGCTGGTCGGGCGTGGCGTTGATGATGAGAATGTCCACCGGACCCAGCTGCTCGCCGATGGCGCGGATGAGCCGGTTGGTGTCCGCCTCATCCACCACGTTGCCGCGGAAGAGTCCGCCCTCATATCCGCGGGACTGGAACTCCTCAAACGCCGCCCGGCCGTGCGCCTCGCTGTTCTGGTAGTTGATCGCCACTCTGGCGCCGGCGGCGCCGAGGGCCATGGCCATGGCCTTGCCCAGCCCCTTGCTGCTGCCCGTGACAAGGGCCACGCGACCCTTGAGCGAAAAACGCAGGGCGGTCATGGGATCGGTCTGCTGCATCGGCGTTGTCGTCATGCGGTGGAGTCCCCGTGCGGATCGTGTGCGGACGGGCAGCATACCACGGGGCTCAGGGGAGTGCATGGGTTAGAATCGCGAGATACCTCGGTGGGGCAGGCGTCCCCGCCTGCCAGTAGACTGGGCGTCCCCGCCCCCTTCGGAGGAATCCCATGCGACGCATCACCCACGCGCTGGCCGTCCCCGCCCTGCTCCTCGCCCCGTGGGTGACGATGTCGGCGCCTCTCGACCACGCCGCCTCCAGCAACACCGGCGCCTCCGCACACGAAACGCAACCCGTGACAGACGACGACCACATGCAGTGGTGGCGCGAAGCCCGCTTCGGACTGTTCATTCACTGGGGGCTGTACGCGATTCCCGCCGGGGAGTGGGGCGCGGCCCGCTACCACGGCGAGTGGATCATGCACACGGCGCAGATTCCCGTCGAGCAGTACGAGCAGTTCGTCCCCCAGTTCAACCCCGTCCAGTTCGACGCCGACGAGTGGTGCCGCATCGCCAGGGACGCGGGGATGAAGTACATCGTCATCACCAGCAAGCATCATGACGGCTTCGCGCTCTTCGACTCGAAGGTGTCGGACTACGACATCATGGCCACGCCCTTCCGGCGCGACATCATGAAGGAGCTGGCCGACGCCTGCCGCCGGCATGGGCTGACCATCTGCTGGTACCACTCCATCATGGACTGGCATCACCCGGACTACCTGCCCCGCCGGGGGTGGGAGCAGCGCTCCGCCGAAGGCGCCGACTTCACCCGCTTCCGCGAGTACCTGCACAAGCAGGTGGAGGAGCTGCTCGCCAACTACGGCCATATCGGCGTCATGTGGTTCGACGGCGAATGGGAGAACACGTGGACGCACGAGCACGGCGTGGCGCTCTACGAGCACGTCAAGCGCATCTCCCCCGCCACCATCGTCAACAACCGCGTCGACAAGGGACGCGCCGGCATGGCGGGTATGACCACCGACCCCGGCAAGTACAAGGGCGAGTTCGGCACGCCCGAGCAGGAAATCCCCGAAACCGGATTCCCCGGCGTCGATTGGGAAACCTGCATGACCATGAACGACCACTGGGGGTACAACAAGCACGATCACAACTGGAAGACCAGCGAAGACCTCATCCGCAAACTCGTGGACATCGCTTCCAAGGGGGGCAACTTTCTGCTCAACGTCGGCCCCAAGGCCGATGGCACGTTCCCGCAGGAATCCATCGACCGGCTGCGCGACATGGGCGCGTGGATGAGAATCAACGGCGAGTCGATCCACGGCACGACCGCCACGCCCTTTCAGCACCTGGACTGGGGCCGCTGCACGGTCAAGCATAACGGCGACGCCGCCACGCTCTACCTGCACGTCTTCGACTGGCCCGGGAACGGCCGGCTCATCGTGCCGGGGCTGGGCAACGAGGTGCGCCGCGCCCGGCTTCTTGCCGCCCCGGACAGTGAACTGAAGGTGGCCCGCGCGGAGTCGGACGTGGTGATCTCGCTGCCCGCCGCCGCCCCGGACGCCATCTGCACCACGATCGCGCTGGAGATCATCGGCGCGCCGGTGGTGTACGACCCGCCCACCATCACCGCGCCGGGACCGATCTTCGTGCGGCCCATGCCGGTGAACATGACGGCCGGTTCGCCGGAACTGGAAATTCGCTACACGCGCGACGGTTCGACGCCGGACGCCTCGTCGCCCCGGTTCGAGAAGCCCCTGCTGATCGACGCCTCCACGACGATCAAGGCCCGCACGTTCCATCGCGGCAAGCCCGTTTCCGGCGTCACGGAGCGCACCTTCGAGCGGGCCACGCCCCGCGCGGCCGTTCCCGTCGGACGCACCGCACCGGGCCTGAAACGCGAGCGGTTCCAGGGCGATTGGGATCGCCTGCCCAACTTTTCGGGCCTGCCCGTCGTGAACGCCGACACGGTCCCCTCGGTGTCGCTGCCGCGCGGCGGCGCGGGCGAGCGCGCGGGATACCGCTTCACCGGCTACATCAGCGTGCCGGAAGACGACGTCTACGAGTTCGCCCTTGTTTCGGACGACGGCTCACGACTCACCATCGGCGACTGGGTGCTGGATAACGACGGACTGCATGGCGTGCTGGAACGCCGGGGCACGGTGGCGCTGGCACAGGGCGCGCATCGAATCACCGTTGAGTGGTTCAACAAGACGGGGGGCGAGGAACTTGTCCTTCGCTGGGCGCCGCTTGGGGGGTCGCTGAAGGACGTCCCCGCCACCGCCCTGTCTCATTGACGGTGGCGGTGGCGCAGCGGCGTCGAACCAATCGCATAATGTGTTCGCCCACAAGGCGTAACGACTCCAGACCCTTGTGCGAATACGTGGGCGGGGAGAGGAGCTTTGAAACGGGCTACGCCTCCGGTTTCCGAGGGACCGGACGCGGGCCCGTTTTTCCGTGGGCGGCAGGTTCCTCGGCGATCCCGGAAACCAGCGCGTCCGCCGCGCATCCAACCCATTGAAACGGCCCGCTGCCGACGCGGTAGACCACTGGATTCCATGCACTCGCTGATCACCCGCATTCTGACGGCTCTGGTGATCCTGCTGGCAGGCACGGGTGGGTTCCGCGCGCTGCACGTGACTCAGGCCCATGGTACCGGGTCGGACTCAGGTCACGTTTCGATCCACCACCATCACGATCACGGCGTGTGCTCGAGGTCGCTGGATCATGACTCGCCGGATGTCCCCTATCCATCCGAGCCCCCTCAAGATTCTCCAGATCACGCAGATTGTCCACTTTGCCAGATGCTCGCCGTGGCGGCGATGTCGCTTCCGGGTCATGCCGCCGGGTTGATGGCACCTTTGCCCGCTGGAACGCTCCGCGTGTTCGCCGCCTTGCTGGTGGTGAATGACGCACCTGCTGACGTTTCCGCCCGCGGGCCTC includes the following:
- a CDS encoding sugar ABC transporter ATP-binding protein gives rise to the protein MLHVRSVSKQFPGVRALQEVSLSLGRGEVLAIVGENGAGKSTLMKILAGVLTPDAGELVLDDEPLRLEGPRHAIERGIALIHQELNLADNLDVAANIFLGREPRKAPGWIDRRRLESEAATWLQAVGLDVPPRTIAGALSIGRRQMVEIAKALSTHARIIIMDEPTSSLTQHEALTLFGVVRGLKARGVGVIYISHRLGEVTELADRVVVLRDGRNAGELGRSEITHDAMVRLMVGRDVSQIYNHAPGTPGGPALRVRDLRTPAHPARPVSFDLRAGEIVGLAGLVGAGRTELLETIFGITPAVGGMVQVGAGEAAPPFSHPLAAIQAGLGLAPEDRKQAGLILEMSVRDNLALASLRRDCHPGGFLNRASALRQCGEMIRILSIRTPHQRQQAQYLSGGNQQKIVLGKWLQMNPRVLLLDEPTRGIDVGAKQEIYRLMEELAARGVAILFASSEMEEVLSMSDRALVMHEGRITGELSRGELSEQAVIGLMTGQAKAA
- a CDS encoding substrate-binding domain-containing protein; this encodes MRDIVRLGVLLAIGAALGLAGCNGGGSGDSSGGGASTGGGSSRPPVKVVAFDENRMVLQGIRDETVVGTVVQNPYMYGYRSIEVLNEIHKGNRSVIPANGFIDIPARVVMKFGGGDRFFGAEIVDVDEFEQDLNAKLTGSGSASGGAGGGSSGGARPRFAFVTNGVADFWTIAKAGAEQAGKDYNVEVTVIMPSGITDQTRKIEDLLSRGTDGIAISPINPDNQGDVLNNAASKKPLITHDSDAPNSDRLVYIGMDNYTAGYLCGKMTRQAIPDGGKVMIFIGRLDQDNAKRRRQGCIDGLLGREPDPSRNDPVDQIIRSDDGRFEILGTMTDNFDRAKAKANAEDAITRNPDLAAMVGLFEYNPPLIMEALDKVGRLKAK
- a CDS encoding alpha-L-fucosidase → MRRITHALAVPALLLAPWVTMSAPLDHAASSNTGASAHETQPVTDDDHMQWWREARFGLFIHWGLYAIPAGEWGAARYHGEWIMHTAQIPVEQYEQFVPQFNPVQFDADEWCRIARDAGMKYIVITSKHHDGFALFDSKVSDYDIMATPFRRDIMKELADACRRHGLTICWYHSIMDWHHPDYLPRRGWEQRSAEGADFTRFREYLHKQVEELLANYGHIGVMWFDGEWENTWTHEHGVALYEHVKRISPATIVNNRVDKGRAGMAGMTTDPGKYKGEFGTPEQEIPETGFPGVDWETCMTMNDHWGYNKHDHNWKTSEDLIRKLVDIASKGGNFLLNVGPKADGTFPQESIDRLRDMGAWMRINGESIHGTTATPFQHLDWGRCTVKHNGDAATLYLHVFDWPGNGRLIVPGLGNEVRRARLLAAPDSELKVARAESDVVISLPAAAPDAICTTIALEIIGAPVVYDPPTITAPGPIFVRPMPVNMTAGSPELEIRYTRDGSTPDASSPRFEKPLLIDASTTIKARTFHRGKPVSGVTERTFERATPRAAVPVGRTAPGLKRERFQGDWDRLPNFSGLPVVNADTVPSVSLPRGGAGERAGYRFTGYISVPEDDVYEFALVSDDGSRLTIGDWVLDNDGLHGVLERRGTVALAQGAHRITVEWFNKTGGEELVLRWAPLGGSLKDVPATALSH
- a CDS encoding SDR family oxidoreductase, with the protein product MRFSLKGRVALVTGSSKGLGKAMAMALGAAGARVAINYQNSEAHGRAAFEEFQSRGYEGGLFRGNVVDEADTNRLIRAIGEQLGPVDILIINATPDQPHKPIEHYDWTFYQSMLDFFIRSPYLLTRAALPHMKKQRWGRIINIGSEVFQRGVGNFSAYVAAKGGQNGWTRSMATELAPHNITVNMISPGWIPVERHANDPQAEKDAYKALIPMRRWGVPEDVAGAAVFLASDAASFITGQNLCINGGMTVA